Proteins from a single region of Oncorhynchus nerka isolate Pitt River linkage group LG18, Oner_Uvic_2.0, whole genome shotgun sequence:
- the rps6kl1 gene encoding ribosomal protein S6 kinase delta-1 isoform X1, which produces MAKRDYLVEAAKQIRMALDREVSEDYEAAFSYYKNGVDLLLNGVQVDPNKERREAVKRKTTQYLKRAEEIFISHLQDNLGKGNSHLGGYSSLRFRPIRHLSSPVEDLEMCKVVGIIDKVLIVQSLITKENFVVKSLPKSSWESRGQPTIIPQGVPFMVKLLRYYVSEDAVYLHLEHVQGGKLFSKLHKVRNDRAKEHPECSSPSQHRIKLKNSYTSPTISSDYQQNDRGGTEKTSLLETENEESSDTDSPAFWLEAQHRLESCRTHSYCEETGCLQNNSRSAAPHTPATQPSLSRSDTRPHIHPAGLSQCLHSKTQDKPALCGHPCIDQAPDVTSEPSRKATGTEKIESSLNFNIVWKADLTRNCESPAPYAGTCTDSDIAAGKSVPQTTQTSSGGTGSTVNFKNSTISLYSQKSYVPNTLQLPLHIQSQVSERATLTSNGSHRDSVSGRELENTVSMVTDTHQGRGKEKVNHHIEESMVNSVTRDTETPQPGRAVCPSTVDKLKLMRTSSGNSQPPSVPHCHSTGTQLGTQPGTSLALTGVKYQVGPPGREPGEEVEEGWELLSPVSKDLPREKGSLCYPNTPDPTGASPQCRKGDMDAFLKSEESDGQDEDQIIEVDGWCHLPKFTAKASRGRDRARQSSWGLPEAEVRLLGAQILLALESLHQQGVVCRDLNPKNILLTSNGKVCLTFFGQWSEVQSEINSKAMDQMYCAPEIGGVSKITEACDWWSLGALLIELLTGMPLWQFHPAGVHSHTQLLIPDHLSTAAASLLTELLQFDPGYRLGSGGGGVSDIKCHPFFNGVSWKALSS; this is translated from the exons ATGGCCAAGAGAGACTACCTGGTGGAGGCAGCCAAGCAGATCCGCATGGCTCTGGACAGGGAGGTCAGTGAAGACTATGAGGCTGCCTTCAGCTACTACAAGAACGGGGTTGACCTGCTGCTCAATGGAGTTCAAG TGGACCCTAACAAGGAGCGCCGGGAGGCAGTGAAGAGGAAGACTACTCAGTATCTGAAGAGGGCCGAGGAAATCTTTATCTCCCACCTGCAGGACAACCTGGGGAAGGGGAACTCTCACTTAGGG GGTTACAGTAGTCTGAGATTCCGGCCAATCAGACACCTGAGCTCCCCAGTGGAGGATCTGGAGATGTGTAAAGTGGTGGGGATCATCGATAAG GTCTTGATTGTCCAAAGCCTGATTACCAAGGAAAACTTTGTTGTTAAA AGCCTGCCCAAGTCGAGCTGGGAGAGCCGGGGCCAGCCCACTATCATCCCCCAGGGCGTCCCCTTCATGGTGAAGCTGCTGAGGTACTATGTCAGTGAGGATGCTGTGTACCTGCATCTGGAGCATGTTCAAG GTGGGAAGCTTTTCTCTAAACTTCACAAGGTCAGGAACGACCGAGCCAAAGAGCACCCAGAATGCTCCAGTCCCAGCCAGCACAGGATCAAACTGAAGAACAGCTACACCTCCCCTACCATCAGCTCAGACTACCAGCAGAATGACAGAGGGGGCACAGAGAAAACCTCTCTCCTGGAGACGGAGAACGAGGAGAGTTCAGACACAGACTCCCCGGCATTCTGGCTCGAGGCTCAGCATCGTCTAGAAAGCTGTAGGACCCACTCCTACTGCGAGGAGACAGGCTGCCTGCAGAACAACTCCAGGTCTGCAGCGCCACACACTCCGGCGACACAGCCCTCCTTATCTAGGTCAGACACCAGGCCCCATATCCATCCAGCAGGCCTCAGTCAGTGTTTGCACTCTAAAACTCAGGACAAACCTGCTCTCTGTGGTCATCCGTGTATCGATCAGGCCCCTGATGTCACCTCTGAGCCCTCTAGGAAGGCCACTGGAACAGAAAAAATTGAATCCAGTTTGAATTTCAACATTGTGTGGAAGGCTGATCTGACTCGTAACTGTGAAAGTCCAGCCCCCTATGCAGGGACTTGTACTGACTCAGATATAGCTGCAGGTAAATCTGTACCTCAAACAACTCAGACCTCTTCTGGTGGTACAGGGTCAACAGTGAACTTCAAGAATTCTACTATCAGTTTATATTCACAGAAAAGTTACGTTCCCAATACATTGCAATTACCCCTCCATATTCAAAGTCAGGTTAGTGAGAGAGCAACTTTGACCTCCAATGGCTCTCACCGAGACAGTGTTTCAGGTAGAGAACTTGAGAACACTGTGAGCATggtgacagacacacaccagggtagagggaaggagaaggtaAACCATCACATTGAGGAGAGCATGGTGAATTCAgtaaccagggacacagagactcCCCAGCCTGGCAGAGCTGTGTGTCCCTCTACAGTAGACAAGCTGAAGCTCATGAGGACATCCTCAGGGAACTCTCAACCCCCCTCAGTCCCTCACTGTCACAGTACTGGGACACAGCTGGGGACCCAGCCAGGCACTTCTCTGGCCCTCACAGGGGTGAAGTATCAGGTGGGGCCTCCTGGCAGAGAGccaggggaggaggtggaggagggctgGGAGCTGCTGAGCCCTGTGAGTAAGGACCTCCCCCGAGAGAAAGGATCACTATGTTACCCCAACACCCCTGACCCCACAGGGGCCTCCCCACAGTGCCGGAAGGGGGACATGGATGCTTTCCTAAAGTCAGAGGAATCGGATGGACAGGATGAGGATCAAATCATTGAGGTGGATGGCTGGTGCCACCTACCCAAGTTCACAGCCAAGGCctccagagggagagacagggccaGGCAAAGTAGCTGGGGGCTGCCTGAGGCAGAGGTGCGTCTGTTGGGGGCTCAGATCCTCCTGGCCCTGGAGAGTCTTCACCAGCAAGGTGTGGTGTGCCGAGACCTCAACCCAAAGAATATCCTGCTCACGAGTAATG GAAAGGTCTGCCTGACATTCTTTGGCCAGTGGAGTGAAGTTCAGTCAGAAATCAACTCTAAAGCTATGGACCAGATGTACTGTGCCCCAG AGATTGGAGGTGTGTCCAAAATCACAGAGGCGTGTGACTGGTGGAGTCTGGGGGCATTGCTGATTGAACTTCTTACTGGAATG
- the olfm4.2 gene encoding LOW QUALITY PROTEIN: olfactomedin (The sequence of the model RefSeq protein was modified relative to this genomic sequence to represent the inferred CDS: inserted 1 base in 1 codon; substituted 1 base at 1 genomic stop codon) produces the protein MKLDSSKGKLVIFLAELRNLTMRVEIVESGPDQYIRLDFELLRIELREFELLVTQLKDSLNSSSPMFNSLYTEIRNMSLTVNQLESYDKSNLEEIRIEFGKLQKKLEECQKNQEKGINPDIGSCNHKGIASVGKPVVSQLNANLNAGYRFGGWGKDSKPNRGFESMYWYGAYSSASVNTFDLYSNYQNLVLRNLFKQHTLPNGWQGTGNNYIVHGNTLYYQKNSPLSMAKLNLTTSKYDYRVIEKASATFSYSFSANQNMDFSAXKMVIAKVNKDEFGIEDVWSTGVYKSLVGNTFMVCGVLYATRPVDVHTEEIFYSYDTKTEQENYLRIPFEKFQDEYLNLHYNPIDXKIYMYNKGYYVPYSVKLIKD, from the exons ATGAAG CTGGACAGTTCCAAGGGAAAGCTGGTGATCTTTTTGGCTGAGCTGAGGAACCTGACTATGAGAGTTGAGATTGTGGAGAGCGGCCCTGACCAGTACATCCGACTGGACTTCGAGCTTCTCAGGATCGAGCTGAGAGAGTTTGAATTGTTGGTGACACAGCTGAAGGATTCCCTCAACTCCTCCTCGCCTATGTTCAACAGCCTGTACACAGAG ATTCGCAACATGAGCCTGACTGTGAACCAGTTGGAGAGCTATGACAAGAGTAACCTGGAGGAGATCCGTATTGAGTTTGGAAAACTGCAGAAGAAGCTGGAGGAGTGCCAGAAGAACCAAGAGAAGGGCATAAACCCAGATATTG GCTCCTGCAACCACAAAGGCATCGCCAGTGTAGGGAAGCCAGTGGTCAGCCAACTGAATGCAAACTTGAATGCAGGCTACAGATTTGGGGGGTGGGGGAAAGACTCAAAACCCAATCGTGGCTTTGAATCAATGTATTGGTATGGTGCCTACAGCAGTGCCTCAGTGAATACATTTGATCTTTATTCCAACTATCAAAATCTGGTTTTAAGGAATTTATTTAAACAACATACCTTACCAAATGGATGGCAGGGTACTGGCAACAATTACATTGTTCATGGTAACACCCTGTATTACCAGAAAAACAGCCCACTCAGCATGGCTAAACTGAATTTGACCACATCCAAATATGACTACAGAGTCATTGAAAAGGCCAGTGCAACGTTCTCATACAGTTTCTCAGCCAATCAGAACATGGATTTCTCAG GTAAAATGGTCATTGCCAAAGTAAACAAGGATGAATTTGGTATAGAGGATGTATGGAGTACCGGTGTGTACAAATCATTGGTAGGTAATACCTTCATGGTGTGTGGTGTTCTCTATGCTACTAGACCAGTCGATGTTCACACCGAGGAGATATTCTACTCCTATGACACCAAAACAGAGCAGGAGAACTACCTCCGCATTCCATTTGAGAAGTTCCAGGATGAATATTTAAACCTGCACTACAACCCTATTGATTAGAAAATCTACATGTACAACAAGGGCTACTATGTGCCCTATAGTGTCAAGTTGATCAAAGACTAG